The window CCTGGAGGACGACAACGCAGAGACGTACAATATCGCTCAGTTTCCCCTCTTGTTTTTCGGAAAGGTAGATCCCTGCAGTAATACCGACCGGGATGGAAAGAATACAAGATAGAACGATGAGCATCAGAGAACCGATTAGGGCATTGTACACCCCGCCCCCTGTTTCACCGATTGGACGGGGAAGGGCGGTAAAGAACTCCCAGTTGATTACCGCAATACCATTTTTTGTAATGTAATAGAGGATAAGAAGCAGCGGCATCATAGACGCGAAGGCGAGAATGGCGATGATACTACTGAAGATCCTGTCTTTTATTATTCTGAAAGTACTGTGCCGTTCCACTTACGTTACCTCTCTTGATGCCGCTATGCCAATCTTTTTAATGAGGTATGTACCGGCAATATTAACGACTGTCGTAACCAGGAAAAGGACAAGCCCCACATATATCAATGAGGCCGCAGTGACACCTGTTGCCTCGGCAAATTCATTCGCAATGACACTGGCCATGGTGTTCCCGGGGCCGAAAAGGCTGGTTGGAAGAAAGTTGCTATTCCCGATAAGCATTGTTACCGCCATGGTCTCTCCTATTGCCCTGCCAAGTGCGAGAAGAATCCCTGCAATGATCCCTGACCTTGCATAAGGGATGATGACATTCATGATAACCTCAAACCTGGTTGCACCAAGGGAATATGCCGCCTCTTTCAAGTCTGCAGGCACAAGCGTAATAACCTCCCTCCCCATAGAAGCTGAGAAGGGGATTATCATGATTGCCAGTATGAGAGATGATGTAAAGATTCCCACCCCATGGGGTGTTACGCCTAATTGAATCTCGAGGGATCTGACCAAAGGCATTAATAGAAATAGCCCCCACAGACCATAGATAACCGATGGGATGCCTGCGAGGACTTCAACGGAACTTCGCAAAAACGCCGGTGCTGTACCTTCTTTCAGATATTCACCGAGAAAGATCGAGATCGCCAGTGAGAAAGGTATTGAGATCAAAAGGGCCAGGAACGAAGTGAAGAGGGTGCCGACGAGGAAAGGGAGTGCCCCGAATCTTTCAATAGTGGGGTCCCAGGTCTTCCCAATAAAGAAACCAAATCCGAATTCCCTTATAGAGGGTATGGAGGAAACACAGAGCGTCAGGAATATTG is drawn from Syntrophorhabdaceae bacterium and contains these coding sequences:
- the pstC gene encoding phosphate ABC transporter permease subunit PstC, translating into MSSNVKTTSGVDSSEKRFTAVLAITAISIVVLLLAIFLTLCVSSIPSIREFGFGFFIGKTWDPTIERFGALPFLVGTLFTSFLALLISIPFSLAISIFLGEYLKEGTAPAFLRSSVEVLAGIPSVIYGLWGLFLLMPLVRSLEIQLGVTPHGVGIFTSSLILAIMIIPFSASMGREVITLVPADLKEAAYSLGATRFEVIMNVIIPYARSGIIAGILLALGRAIGETMAVTMLIGNSNFLPTSLFGPGNTMASVIANEFAEATGVTAASLIYVGLVLFLVTTVVNIAGTYLIKKIGIAASREVT